Proteins co-encoded in one Propionispora hippei DSM 15287 genomic window:
- a CDS encoding YitT family protein: protein MTKKHRLLQYFRKYLLLFIGSIIYAAGLEIFLVPNNVIDGGVVGIAIMASHLTGLPFWVFLVVINIPFVYLGYKQIGKTFTIATLFSILSLSYWSNIFLPVPGLTEDLFLASVYGGVILGIGVGLIVRYGGSLDGSEIVAILMDKRSSFSVGEIVLIINLFILTGAGLVFGWDRAMYSLFTYFIASKVIDITIEGLDESKAVIIVSEQSAAITSALMDRLGRGVTILRGEGAYSGDAKNILYTVITRLEVAKLKAIIEEIDEKAFVTINDVHDVFGGTFKKKAIH from the coding sequence ATGACAAAAAAACATCGATTATTACAATACTTTAGGAAGTACCTTTTGTTGTTCATTGGTTCCATTATCTACGCAGCCGGTCTGGAGATTTTTTTAGTACCGAATAATGTGATCGACGGAGGGGTAGTCGGCATTGCCATTATGGCAAGCCACCTGACAGGACTGCCCTTTTGGGTGTTTCTGGTCGTGATTAATATTCCGTTCGTTTATTTGGGCTATAAGCAGATTGGCAAGACGTTTACGATAGCTACTCTATTTTCTATTCTGTCCCTGTCTTATTGGAGTAATATTTTTCTGCCGGTTCCCGGGTTAACTGAGGATCTGTTTTTAGCTTCCGTATACGGCGGTGTTATTTTGGGGATCGGCGTTGGCCTGATTGTCCGGTATGGCGGTTCTCTGGATGGCTCAGAGATAGTTGCCATCTTAATGGACAAACGGTCCAGCTTTTCCGTCGGTGAGATTGTGTTGATTATCAATCTGTTCATTTTGACCGGCGCAGGTTTGGTCTTTGGCTGGGACCGGGCGATGTATTCCTTATTCACCTATTTTATTGCTTCCAAGGTAATTGATATTACCATTGAAGGGCTGGATGAGTCGAAAGCGGTGATTATCGTGTCCGAGCAGTCGGCAGCTATAACCAGTGCGCTGATGGACCGGCTTGGCCGGGGAGTCACCATTTTGCGCGGAGAAGGCGCTTATAGCGGTGATGCGAAAAATATTCTTTATACAGTGATTACCCGGCTGGAGGTTGCCAAACTAAAAGCGATTATTGAGGAAATCGATGAAAAGGCCTTCGTCACCATCAATGATGTACATGATGTGTTTGGGGGCACCTTTAAGAAAAAAGCAATTCACTAA